GGCGGGACGAAGACGGCCGTGGTGCTGGGGGACCATGACGCGCGCATCGTCCATCGCACCGTGTTCGAGACGCGCCCGGAGCGCGGGTTCGCGGCGACCTGGGCGGAGCTGCGTGACCACATCGCAACCGCGCAACGCCGGGCGACTGAACTGGCCCGCACCGTCGACGCCGTCTCGGTGTCCATCGGCGGGCCGCTGCAAATCGAGCCCGGCATCATCAAGTCGCCGCCGAACCTGCCCGGCTGGGATGACATCCCGTTGAAACAGCTGTTGGCGGACCTCACCGGACTGCCCGTGTACATCGAGCATGACGGCAACGCCGGGGCGCTCGCCGAGTGGCTGTTCGGCGCGGCGCGCGGGGCGCGGAACGTGATCTTCCTGACCATGGGCACGGGCTTTGGCGGCGGGTTGATCCTGAACGGTCAACTCTACCGCGGAACGTGCGACACCGCCGGCGAAGTGGGGCACGTGCGGATTGCGGACGACGGGCCGGTGGGGTTCGGCAAGGCCGGCTCGTGGGAGGGGCTGTGCGCGGGCGCGGGCGTCGCGAAGCTCGCGGCGGTGCGCCATCCCGAGCGTTGGCCGGCGGACAAAGTGACGGCCCGAGACGTCGCAGAAGCCGCGCTCGCAGGCGATGCCCAGGCGGTCGCGGTCCTGCGCGAGGTCGGCGGCCACCTTGGCCGCGGACTGGCCATCCTCGTGGACGTGCTCAACCCCGAGGTGATCGTGATCGGCGCGCTGGCCGTGCGTTTGGGTGATCTGGTTCTCGGACCGGCACGCCAAGTCCTGGCACGCGAGGCACTGCCGGACGCCGTGCGTGTCTGCCGCGTCTTGCCGGCCGGGCTGGGCGAGCGGATCGGCGACGTCGCTTGCCTGTGCGCGGCGATCGTGGCCGTCGGCAAACACGCGTGAGTACCGGCGTGACGGCGGCGGCACGCGGCGCGGTACACAACCAGTCGGCCGTCGCTTGCAGCCGTCCGAGTGCCGACATTATCCGCACAGAGCCCGCCTGCTTGTTCGGCGATTGCGTTTCCGTTACAGTTATCTTTTGAGTGGGGCGGGTGTTCGGCGCGCGGGAGCAACCGCGCCAGCAGAACCGGGGTCCGGAGCGGCCGTGGAGCCGCGACCGGCCTTGTTGACGGGGCCAAGGGAATGTCTCTGCAAGCCGGCTTTGCCGAGGAGGAATCCATGAAGCGTCGGAGCGCGCCCGCGTCGTACGGCTGTGTGACTGGCGGCCTGTCGGTGTTGGTCCTGATCTTCATGTTGGCTGCGCCGGCGATCGCTGGGCAGGAAGGCACGCTCAGCACGACGATCACGGTTGGGCCGTACCAGATGGTCGAGACGGCGCGCGGCAACGAGCTGCGCGTCGAGGGTTTTGGCCGGCTACTGGTGCCGGGCAAGCCGAACCTGCCAGCCCGCATCTTCGCGATCGCCGTTCCGCCGGGTGCCGAGGTGACGGGCGTGGACTACGAGTGCGCGCCGGGCATCACGCTGCCGGGCAGCTACGAGATCCTGCCCGCCCCGCTGCCGCGCGTGGTCGGCCCGGAAGACCCGGCCATCCAGGCGGCGCGCGAGCAGACGTACCTCGCGAACCACGCGGCGGTATACAGCAGCGACGCGGCGTACCCGGCCCGCATCGTCACGCTGGAGCGCGTCGCGCACTATCGCAAATATGATCTGGTGGACGTGCGCGTGGCGCCGTTCACGTACCGACCGCTGTCGGGGCAACTGACGTACCACGGCTCCATCCAGGTGAACGTGCGCTACGTGTTGCCGGACGAGGAACAGGCGGGACGTCTGTACCCCCCGGTTGATGACGACCTGCCGCAGACGGAGGCGATCGCCCGCGCGCTGATCGCGAACTATGCGCAGGCGGCGGCGTGGTACCCCGCGAGCCCGCGCGACGGACGTGACCTGTACGACTTTGTCATCATCACGCTCGACTCGCTGACCACCGCGGTGCAGCCGCTGGTGGACTGGGAAACCACCAAGGGCCGTTCGGTGTACGTGGCGACCATGCCCTGGATCATCGCCAACTACACGGGCTACGACAACGCGGAGCGCATCCGTAACTTCCTGCGGGCGAAGTACCCGTCCAGCCAGTGGGGCATTCGCGATGTGCTGCTCGTCGGGCACTACGACGACGTGCCGATGCGGCGCACCGCGCAGAACCTCGGC
The sequence above is drawn from the Phycisphaerae bacterium genome and encodes:
- a CDS encoding ROK family protein; this translates as MNTILGLDIGGTKTAVVLGDHDARIVHRTVFETRPERGFAATWAELRDHIATAQRRATELARTVDAVSVSIGGPLQIEPGIIKSPPNLPGWDDIPLKQLLADLTGLPVYIEHDGNAGALAEWLFGAARGARNVIFLTMGTGFGGGLILNGQLYRGTCDTAGEVGHVRIADDGPVGFGKAGSWEGLCAGAGVAKLAAVRHPERWPADKVTARDVAEAALAGDAQAVAVLREVGGHLGRGLAILVDVLNPEVIVIGALAVRLGDLVLGPARQVLAREALPDAVRVCRVLPAGLGERIGDVACLCAAIVAVGKHA